Proteins encoded within one genomic window of Prochlorococcus marinus str. MIT 9515:
- the coaD gene encoding pantetheine-phosphate adenylyltransferase translates to MKILYPGTFDPLTNGHLDLIQRAEKLFGNVVVAVLENTSKKPTFELSRRLIQINNAISHLSKISVISYEGLTVDCAQDVNANLILRGLRAMSDFEYELQIAHTNKSLNSEIETIFLSTNTNFSFLSSSLVKEVAKFGGEINHMVPEAVERDLKEYFKKN, encoded by the coding sequence ATGAAAATACTTTACCCAGGTACATTTGATCCTTTAACAAATGGACATCTAGATTTAATACAAAGAGCAGAGAAATTATTTGGAAATGTAGTAGTAGCGGTTTTAGAAAATACGAGTAAGAAACCTACTTTTGAACTCAGTCGGCGACTCATACAAATAAATAACGCAATATCTCACCTTTCAAAAATAAGTGTAATTTCTTACGAAGGTCTTACCGTAGATTGTGCTCAGGATGTTAACGCTAACCTTATTTTAAGAGGATTAAGAGCCATGAGTGATTTTGAATATGAACTTCAAATAGCACATACAAATAAATCTCTTAATAGTGAAATAGAAACTATTTTTTTATCTACTAATACAAACTTTAGTTTCTTAAGTAGTTCTTTGGTTAAAGAAGTTGCTAAATTTGGAGGAGAAATAAATCATATGGTTCCAGAAGCTGTGGAAAGAGATCTAAAGGAATATTTCAAAAAAAATTAA
- a CDS encoding D-alanyl-D-alanine carboxypeptidase: MPVIINNKKKCRNYDFLYKSLDETYSVSIINENGTLISSYNDKILRIPASNLKLFSTAYLLNKYKSSKNFKTSIFRRNSNKYYLLGSGDPDLSYSDIYKLLSNISYNKKINLNIFEINSKYYWPKGWTSGDKKFEYGAPITTLALNSNQSKYENIETLKRSIEKYLFNKYPSSSIKVKIVENSKKFYMKPSIELDSIRSNPLLSLITLANSESHNFTSESLFKNASNTWNDNNYFKLKNWLRNIGLNVANSSFADASGLSRNNRVNTKLIAEFLNKMKYSKDFSTYQSSLSIIGVRGTLAKRYSNSELQGKFVGKTGTLSNVFALSGYLFKDNKSFVVSIIQNSENIDRDTTFNLLKNIYKLEGCF, encoded by the coding sequence TTGCCAGTAATTATTAATAATAAAAAAAAATGTCGAAATTATGATTTTTTATACAAATCACTTGATGAGACATATAGTGTATCAATTATTAACGAGAATGGAACTTTAATAAGTTCATATAATGATAAAATATTAAGGATTCCAGCTTCTAATTTAAAATTATTTTCCACTGCATATTTATTAAATAAATATAAATCATCAAAAAATTTTAAAACATCAATATTTAGAAGAAATAGTAATAAATATTATTTATTAGGTAGCGGAGATCCAGATCTTAGTTATTCAGATATATATAAATTACTATCTAATATTTCTTATAATAAGAAAATTAATCTAAACATATTTGAAATAAATTCTAAATATTATTGGCCAAAAGGTTGGACATCTGGAGATAAAAAGTTTGAATATGGAGCTCCAATTACAACTTTGGCATTAAATAGTAATCAGAGTAAATATGAAAATATAGAAACCTTAAAAAGAAGTATTGAAAAATATTTATTTAATAAATATCCATCCTCCTCAATAAAAGTAAAAATTGTAGAAAATTCAAAAAAATTTTATATGAAACCTTCAATTGAATTGGATTCAATCAGATCTAATCCATTATTATCTTTAATAACATTAGCTAATTCTGAAAGTCATAATTTTACATCTGAATCACTATTTAAAAATGCATCAAATACCTGGAATGATAATAATTATTTTAAATTAAAAAATTGGTTGAGAAATATAGGGTTAAATGTAGCAAATTCATCATTTGCAGATGCTAGTGGACTTTCTAGAAATAATAGAGTAAACACCAAATTAATAGCTGAATTTTTGAATAAGATGAAATATTCAAAAGATTTTAGTACCTACCAATCCTCACTATCAATTATTGGAGTAAGAGGAACATTGGCTAAGAGATACTCAAACTCTGAATTACAAGGTAAATTTGTTGGAAAAACTGGGACTTTATCAAATGTATTTGCCTTATCAGGATACCTATTTAAAGATAACAAATCTTTTGTTGTAAGTATTATTCAAAATTCAGAAAACATCGATAGAGATACTACATTTAACTTATTAAAAAATATTTATAAATTAGAAGGATGTTTTTAA
- a CDS encoding DUF1995 family protein encodes MTNSYILPKDLNDALKNMESAIISSLKNSNSRFTVEFNFEGLRFNKIGINIYKILANYFNNKKIKKSVFVTYSDPGAVALAQRDYPDIKENIFTFNGFNESIYIDQDDSIVISILPQPYDFGLFEPMCENFKGLHYSLNPKFEDANIGIGSVIRERRKNFVKTWQNIYFLQPINNGALMHSYPNNWLLFKEINNKYLFKKEFEEKPDNETIFVNL; translated from the coding sequence ATGACTAATAGCTATATACTTCCAAAGGATCTTAATGATGCCTTAAAAAATATGGAAAGTGCAATAATTTCTAGTTTAAAAAATTCAAATAGTAGATTCACAGTTGAATTTAATTTTGAGGGATTAAGGTTTAATAAGATAGGTATAAATATTTATAAGATCCTTGCAAATTATTTTAATAATAAAAAAATAAAAAAAAGTGTTTTTGTTACTTACTCTGATCCGGGAGCTGTAGCTTTAGCCCAGAGAGATTATCCGGATATAAAAGAAAATATTTTTACATTTAATGGTTTTAATGAATCTATTTATATTGATCAAGATGACTCAATAGTCATTTCTATACTTCCACAACCTTACGATTTTGGTTTATTTGAACCAATGTGCGAAAACTTTAAAGGATTGCATTATTCATTAAATCCAAAATTTGAGGATGCAAATATAGGTATAGGTAGCGTAATACGAGAAAGAAGAAAAAACTTTGTAAAAACATGGCAAAATATATACTTTCTTCAACCGATTAATAATGGTGCTCTAATGCATTCTTATCCCAATAATTGGTTACTTTTTAAAGAAATTAACAACAAATATTTATTTAAAAAAGAATTTGAGGAGAAACCAGACAATGAAACAATTTTTGTAAATTTATAG
- a CDS encoding cysteine desulfurase family protein, with the protein MFNNYIYLDNASTTPLSKNVLKKINSTYNNFWNNSSSTYKSGIKCAMYLEKTRQKIAEILNAEIEDIIFTSGSSESTSIVFSNLSDRYKRGRVVISKVEHQATIISANKLKRKGWDIYEWPVNHDGIINISEVDEVIKNNTNLVSIIWGQSEIGSLQPVQLIGTKCKELDILFHIDGTQILSNGIFNWKELKCDLLSLSAHKFGGPKGIGLLLTNSKSRSFLKNKDISLTQEYQIRQGTTPLPLIAGMYQSIKNIKGRISFSSDKTVFDLNKNEILKNYFISKINNIPNIKITGSYTQRLPNHISFILFNSQREPIKAYKVINYMSDNNVEISSGSACSSSSGKPSQILENMGYDSNQLYSNIRVSLGSMNKKSDLDRLFELIQNCIKKF; encoded by the coding sequence ATGTTCAATAATTATATTTATCTTGATAATGCATCAACAACGCCATTATCTAAAAATGTATTAAAAAAAATAAACTCTACTTACAATAATTTTTGGAATAATTCATCTTCAACTTATAAATCTGGGATTAAATGTGCAATGTATCTTGAAAAAACAAGACAAAAAATAGCCGAAATTTTAAATGCTGAGATTGAGGATATTATTTTTACTTCTGGTTCATCTGAGTCAACATCAATTGTCTTTAGTAATCTTTCTGATAGATATAAAAGAGGGAGAGTTGTAATCTCTAAAGTTGAACATCAAGCCACAATTATTTCAGCAAATAAACTTAAACGAAAAGGCTGGGATATTTATGAATGGCCTGTCAATCACGATGGAATAATAAATATTTCGGAAGTAGATGAGGTAATTAAAAATAATACAAATCTTGTCTCGATTATTTGGGGTCAAAGTGAGATTGGAAGTTTACAACCAGTTCAATTAATAGGAACTAAATGTAAAGAGTTAGATATTTTATTTCATATCGACGGGACTCAGATTCTGAGCAATGGTATTTTTAATTGGAAAGAACTTAAATGTGATCTATTAAGTTTATCAGCACATAAATTTGGAGGTCCTAAAGGTATCGGTTTACTTCTGACTAATTCAAAATCTAGATCTTTTTTAAAAAATAAGGACATATCACTTACTCAAGAATATCAAATAAGGCAAGGTACAACTCCTCTTCCTTTAATAGCTGGAATGTATCAATCTATAAAAAATATCAAGGGTAGAATTAGTTTTAGTTCAGATAAAACAGTATTTGATTTAAACAAAAATGAAATACTAAAAAACTACTTTATAAGCAAAATAAATAATATACCAAATATTAAAATAACTGGTAGTTATACTCAAAGACTTCCTAATCATATATCATTTATTTTATTTAATTCTCAACGTGAGCCTATAAAAGCTTATAAAGTTATTAATTACATGTCTGATAATAATGTTGAAATTAGTAGTGGTAGTGCTTGTTCAAGCTCGTCAGGTAAACCTAGTCAAATTCTTGAGAATATGGGATATGATAGTAATCAACTTTATTCAAATATTCGTGTTAGTTTAGGATCTATGAATAAAAAATCTGATTTAGATAGACTGTTTGAATTAATTCAAAATTGTATAAAAAAATTCTAA
- the dapF gene encoding diaminopimelate epimerase, translating into MKNIIFEKYHGNGNDFIIIDTRNKNIFNKFISENIFDIKELCDRQFGIGGDGLIFILEPNGNNHARMIIYNSDGSEAQMCGNGIRCLVQYLHNSKKGSHNSSEYRIETKAGLKIAQYNDGQISVKMGKPIIDIKSIPTNIDKKQNFLPAFLFKESNFEYEGYAVGMGNPHLIFFVEDITKISLSLLGPVFENHKLFPEKTNVHFSQIINRDTIKVLVWERGAGATLACGTGACAVHVAAFNLGLCNSETIIILPGGNLKINWSRLEEEIVMSGTAKKVFSGNYFLN; encoded by the coding sequence ATGAAAAATATAATTTTTGAAAAATATCATGGGAATGGTAATGATTTTATAATTATTGATACTAGAAACAAAAATATATTCAATAAATTTATATCAGAAAATATTTTCGATATTAAAGAATTGTGTGATCGACAATTTGGTATAGGAGGAGATGGTTTGATTTTTATCTTGGAACCTAATGGAAATAATCACGCAAGGATGATTATCTATAATTCAGATGGTTCAGAAGCTCAAATGTGTGGAAACGGAATTAGGTGTTTGGTTCAATATCTACATAATTCTAAGAAAGGATCTCATAACTCTTCTGAGTATCGAATAGAAACAAAAGCCGGCTTAAAAATTGCTCAATATAATGATGGTCAAATTTCTGTAAAAATGGGAAAACCAATTATAGATATTAAGTCTATTCCAACTAATATAGATAAGAAACAAAACTTTCTGCCAGCATTTCTTTTTAAAGAATCTAATTTTGAATATGAAGGATATGCGGTTGGTATGGGAAATCCACATTTAATATTTTTTGTAGAGGATATCACAAAAATATCTCTTTCTTTATTAGGTCCTGTTTTTGAAAATCATAAATTATTTCCTGAAAAAACTAATGTACATTTTTCACAAATAATTAATAGAGATACTATTAAAGTCCTTGTCTGGGAAAGAGGAGCTGGAGCAACACTTGCTTGCGGAACAGGAGCATGTGCAGTACATGTTGCAGCATTTAATCTGGGATTATGTAATTCAGAAACAATAATAATTCTGCCTGGAGGTAATCTAAAAATAAATTGGTCAAGATTAGAGGAAGAGATAGTTATGAGCGGTACTGCAAAAAAAGTTTTTTCTGGAAATTATTTTCTAAACTAA
- the leuS gene encoding leucine--tRNA ligase, with translation MIYSENTDEKSNQHTNNLYKPCEIENKWQEIWDKENLYKTDDKSSKKEKFYALSMFPYPSGNLHMGHVRNYVITDLIARFQRFQGKSLLHPMGWDAFGLPAENAAIERGINPNDWTKKNIAHMKSQLKLLGLSVDWDKEFATCDENYYLWTQFLFLELHKSGLVYQKESEVNWDPIDNTVLANEQVDSEGKSWRSGAKVEKKLLTQWFLKITNYTEELLQDLEKLSEWPERVKIMQENWIGKSKGANIIFKINEFENEKIKVFTTRPDTLFGVTYIAISINNPLINKISDNEILSKLENLKIYLKKNQDKDQKKIGIPTNLKAINPINSNEIPIWIASYVLDEYGTGAVMGVPAHDQRDFEFAKINFIDIKQVIIKDKDNDKSTFKLKNAFTDNGFLINSNNFNGLCNNDAKKQILEQGKINGWAEEEIHYRLRDWLISRQRYWGCPIPIIKCNNCGSIPVNKKNLPVKLPKEIEISSNKINSLGSYKDWVKTTCPKCGNLASRETDTMDTFMCSSWYFLRYPSSKCKTKPFEKDNVNKWLPVDQYVGGVEHAILHLLYARFLTKALRDNNLFDIDEPFKKLLTQGMVQAAAYKNTKTGKYISPKDIKDFNNPTDPNDDSKLEVLFEKMSKSKYNGIDPESVIKKYGADTARMFILFKAPPEKDLEWGDSDVEGQYRFLCRIWKLFLDYRNNESWDNQKNYNREKENSLTKSINIAIKEISNDIKNNQFNTAISELMKFYNSLSSSMIYVNKDLRKDAFKKFCILLAPFAPHIAEEIWNLIGYQKSVHLERWPIFNEDALKEDCYELVIQINGKVRDKINVGIDISEDQIKQKTLTRPNVRKWIDQKTIRKIIIVKGKIMNIVV, from the coding sequence GTGATTTATTCTGAGAATACAGATGAAAAGTCCAATCAACATACAAATAATTTATATAAACCATGTGAGATAGAAAATAAATGGCAGGAAATTTGGGATAAGGAAAACTTATATAAAACAGATGACAAATCTAGTAAGAAAGAAAAATTCTATGCGCTATCTATGTTTCCTTACCCATCAGGGAATCTTCATATGGGACATGTACGAAATTATGTAATAACAGATTTAATTGCTCGATTTCAAAGATTTCAAGGGAAATCATTATTACATCCAATGGGCTGGGACGCATTTGGTTTACCTGCAGAGAACGCAGCTATAGAAAGAGGAATTAACCCTAATGATTGGACCAAAAAAAATATCGCTCATATGAAATCACAATTAAAATTATTAGGTTTATCAGTTGATTGGGATAAAGAATTTGCCACTTGTGATGAAAATTATTATCTCTGGACACAATTTTTATTTTTAGAGTTACATAAATCAGGTCTTGTTTATCAAAAGGAATCAGAAGTTAATTGGGACCCAATTGATAATACAGTTTTAGCTAATGAACAAGTTGATTCAGAAGGTAAATCATGGAGATCCGGAGCAAAAGTTGAAAAGAAACTTTTAACACAATGGTTTTTAAAAATAACAAATTATACAGAAGAGTTATTGCAAGATTTAGAAAAATTAAGCGAATGGCCAGAACGAGTAAAAATAATGCAGGAAAATTGGATTGGCAAATCAAAAGGGGCAAATATAATTTTTAAAATAAATGAATTTGAAAATGAAAAAATAAAAGTATTTACTACAAGACCAGATACTCTTTTTGGGGTTACCTATATAGCAATTTCAATTAACAATCCTTTAATTAACAAAATTTCTGATAATGAAATCTTAAGTAAATTAGAAAATTTAAAAATTTATTTAAAGAAAAATCAAGATAAGGATCAAAAGAAAATTGGAATTCCAACCAATTTAAAGGCTATAAATCCTATAAATTCAAATGAAATTCCTATTTGGATAGCAAGTTATGTTCTTGATGAATATGGAACTGGAGCTGTAATGGGCGTTCCAGCCCATGATCAAAGAGATTTTGAATTTGCAAAAATTAATTTTATTGATATAAAACAAGTAATTATTAAAGATAAGGATAATGATAAAAGTACTTTTAAATTAAAAAATGCTTTTACTGATAATGGCTTTTTAATTAATTCAAACAATTTTAATGGATTATGTAATAATGATGCCAAAAAGCAAATACTTGAACAAGGCAAAATAAATGGATGGGCAGAAGAAGAAATTCACTATCGATTAAGAGATTGGTTGATTTCAAGGCAACGATATTGGGGATGCCCAATACCAATTATTAAATGTAATAATTGTGGCTCTATTCCCGTAAATAAAAAAAATCTACCTGTGAAATTACCGAAAGAAATTGAAATTTCTTCTAATAAGATTAATTCTCTAGGTAGTTACAAGGATTGGGTTAAAACAACATGTCCAAAATGCGGAAATTTGGCGAGTAGGGAGACTGATACTATGGATACCTTCATGTGTTCATCATGGTATTTTTTACGTTATCCCTCATCAAAATGTAAAACAAAGCCATTCGAAAAAGATAATGTAAACAAATGGTTACCTGTAGATCAATATGTTGGTGGTGTAGAACACGCAATTCTTCACCTTCTTTATGCAAGATTTCTTACCAAAGCACTTAGAGATAATAACCTTTTCGATATTGATGAACCATTTAAAAAACTTTTAACACAAGGTATGGTTCAAGCTGCAGCTTATAAAAATACAAAAACAGGAAAATATATCTCTCCAAAAGATATTAAAGATTTTAATAATCCTACTGATCCAAACGATGATTCAAAACTTGAGGTTCTTTTTGAAAAAATGTCAAAATCTAAATATAATGGGATAGATCCGGAATCGGTAATTAAAAAATATGGAGCAGATACAGCCAGAATGTTTATATTATTTAAGGCTCCTCCAGAAAAAGACCTTGAATGGGGTGACTCTGATGTAGAAGGACAATATAGATTTTTATGTAGAATATGGAAACTTTTCTTAGATTACAGAAATAACGAAAGCTGGGATAATCAAAAGAACTACAATAGAGAAAAAGAAAATTCATTAACTAAGTCTATTAATATAGCTATTAAAGAAATTTCTAATGATATAAAAAATAATCAATTTAATACAGCTATATCCGAATTGATGAAATTTTATAATTCATTATCCTCCAGTATGATTTACGTAAATAAAGACTTAAGGAAAGATGCTTTTAAAAAATTCTGTATATTACTAGCACCATTTGCTCCTCACATAGCAGAAGAGATTTGGAATTTAATAGGTTATCAAAAATCTGTACATTTAGAAAGATGGCCAATATTTAATGAAGATGCTTTAAAGGAAGATTGTTATGAATTAGTCATCCAAATCAATGGAAAAGTTAGAGACAAAATTAATGTAGGAATCGATATTTCTGAAGATCAAATTAAACAAAAAACATTAACAAGACCTAACGTAAGAAAATGGATTGATCAAAAAACCATAAGAAAAATAATAATTGTAAAAGGTAAAATAATGAATATTGTTGTTTAA
- a CDS encoding glucose-6-phosphate isomerase, with product MNNDFNSWDKYCDYLWYDQKINIWLDISKINFSYDQISSLENKFIGVFSSIKELEAGAISNIDEKRQVGHYWLRNPSIAPNTFIKDEIIKDIRDISEFGDKVLKGIIKNNKNQTYTDVLWIGIGGSGLGPLLITEALQENSVGLNFSYIDNIDPFLISEKLDELSDKLPTTLFVVVSKSGGTPEPKIAMNIIKRHVEDKNILWNSNAIAITMKNSQLYKKAKLENWLKIFNLPDWVGGRTSITSSVGLLPLALINQDVSEFIRGASIMDELTRITNIKDNPAALLSSAWFFSGNGIGKRDMVVLPYRDRLQVFSKYLQQLVMESLGKKFNRKGKIVHQGISVFGNKGSTDQHAYVQQLRDGIDNFFCVFIELLDIPDDNKYFGSENPKEFLSGFLQGTRSALSNENRQSITITLDKLNCLTLGALIALFERAVSFYAELVDINAYDQPGVEAGKKAAAEILEYQKKVTELLNNGEEFSIKKITSLIENSTSEPIFFIIRQMCFGNDDYLIKGDWSNPISIIIKKNSK from the coding sequence ATGAATAATGATTTTAATTCTTGGGACAAATATTGTGATTACCTCTGGTATGACCAAAAAATAAATATTTGGTTAGATATCAGCAAAATTAATTTTTCTTATGATCAAATTTCATCTTTAGAAAATAAATTTATAGGTGTCTTTTCCTCCATAAAGGAATTAGAAGCAGGTGCGATTTCAAATATAGATGAGAAAAGACAAGTTGGGCATTATTGGTTAAGAAATCCATCTATAGCTCCAAATACATTTATAAAGGATGAAATTATTAAAGATATTAGAGATATTTCAGAATTTGGAGATAAGGTTTTAAAGGGTATAATTAAAAATAATAAAAATCAAACTTATACTGATGTTTTATGGATAGGTATTGGAGGAAGTGGTCTAGGACCATTACTAATAACTGAAGCATTACAAGAAAATTCTGTTGGATTAAATTTTTCATACATTGATAATATTGATCCATTCTTAATAAGTGAGAAATTAGATGAATTATCGGACAAATTGCCTACCACATTATTTGTCGTTGTAAGTAAGTCAGGTGGAACACCTGAACCCAAAATAGCAATGAATATAATTAAGAGGCATGTTGAAGATAAAAATATATTGTGGAATTCAAATGCAATAGCTATAACAATGAAAAATAGTCAACTATATAAAAAAGCAAAATTAGAGAATTGGTTAAAAATCTTTAATTTACCTGATTGGGTTGGCGGAAGAACAAGTATAACGAGCTCAGTTGGCCTGCTTCCTTTAGCCCTTATTAATCAAGATGTCTCTGAATTTATTAGAGGAGCATCCATAATGGATGAGTTAACCCGGATAACTAACATTAAAGATAATCCAGCTGCATTACTTTCTTCGGCTTGGTTTTTTTCTGGAAATGGAATAGGGAAAAGAGATATGGTCGTATTACCTTACAGAGACAGGTTACAAGTATTTAGTAAATATCTTCAACAACTAGTTATGGAATCATTAGGAAAAAAATTCAATAGAAAGGGTAAAATAGTTCATCAAGGAATTTCTGTTTTTGGTAACAAAGGCTCCACTGATCAACATGCATATGTTCAACAGTTAAGAGATGGAATTGATAATTTCTTTTGTGTTTTCATAGAGTTACTTGATATTCCTGATGACAATAAATATTTTGGTTCTGAAAATCCTAAAGAATTTTTATCTGGATTTTTGCAAGGTACAAGATCAGCATTATCTAACGAAAACAGACAAAGCATAACAATTACCTTAGATAAATTAAATTGTTTAACTCTCGGAGCCTTAATTGCATTATTTGAGCGAGCTGTTTCTTTTTACGCAGAATTAGTTGATATAAATGCTTATGATCAACCTGGAGTTGAAGCAGGTAAAAAAGCAGCAGCAGAAATACTTGAATATCAAAAAAAAGTTACTGAATTATTAAATAATGGAGAAGAATTCTCAATAAAAAAAATTACTTCTCTTATTGAGAATTCAACATCTGAACCAATATTTTTTATAATACGTCAGATGTGCTTTGGCAATGATGATTATCTAATAAAAGGAGATTGGTCAAACCCTATTTCAATAATCATTAAAAAAAATAGTAAATAA
- the purN gene encoding phosphoribosylglycinamide formyltransferase has translation MDKSFNYLISPETIKLRGFSPKLKIAILASGEGSNFQELIDLSKSNKFDIDIRILITNKSDAGCISRAKKSNISYKIIKKSDNENNDCFEEEIINTIKNYDVELIVMAGWMKIMSSRFVNVFRSKIINIHPSLLPSFKGNNAIKEAIKHDSKITGCSVHFVEPEVDSGDLIMQAALPILDQDNLETISKKIHFLEHKILPLSISQAGFIVRNSFKGND, from the coding sequence TTGGATAAGTCATTCAATTATTTAATTTCACCCGAGACTATAAAACTTAGGGGATTTTCACCAAAATTAAAAATTGCAATTTTAGCTTCAGGTGAAGGATCAAATTTTCAGGAATTAATTGACCTATCTAAATCTAATAAATTTGATATTGATATTAGAATTCTAATTACAAATAAATCAGATGCTGGTTGTATATCAAGAGCAAAAAAATCTAATATTTCCTACAAGATAATTAAAAAATCTGACAATGAAAATAACGATTGTTTTGAGGAGGAAATTATCAACACTATAAAAAATTATGATGTAGAACTTATTGTTATGGCAGGATGGATGAAAATTATGTCATCGAGATTTGTTAATGTATTTAGGAGTAAAATAATAAATATTCATCCATCCTTACTTCCTTCCTTTAAAGGAAATAATGCGATTAAAGAAGCCATAAAACATGATTCCAAGATCACTGGTTGTTCAGTACATTTTGTAGAACCTGAAGTTGATAGCGGTGACCTAATTATGCAAGCAGCATTACCTATTCTTGATCAAGACAACTTAGAGACCATATCGAAGAAAATACATTTTTTGGAACATAAGATTTTACCACTCTCAATTTCGCAGGCAGGATTTATAGTAAGAAATAGCTTCAAGGGTAATGATTAA
- the argC gene encoding N-acetyl-gamma-glutamyl-phosphate reductase, translated as MNVAIVGATGYGGIQSVNLLKDNKNYKISYLGGYKTSGTKWSDNFPFIKLDSNNLIEKISIDRIADKADVALLCLPNGISSTLTRGLLEKGVKVIDLSADYRYKSLEQWKRIYSNEAAKYKRDDDDLCKEAVYGLPEINNKDISKARLIACPGCYPTSALIPLIPFLSQGIIDNEGIIIDSKSGTSGGGRESSQKLLFSECGDGLSAYGLINHRHTSEIEQIASFISGNDIELLFTPHLLPMIRGMHSTIYGRLRDPGLTSSDCRIILENFYRNYSNIRVLPVDIYPSTKWVKNTNEIHLSVKVDNRNGRIILLSVIDNLLKGQTGQAIQNLNLISGLPLNNGLEMINHYP; from the coding sequence ATGAATGTTGCAATAGTTGGTGCTACTGGTTACGGGGGAATACAATCAGTAAATTTATTAAAGGATAATAAAAACTACAAAATATCCTATTTAGGAGGGTATAAAACTTCAGGAACAAAATGGAGTGATAATTTTCCATTTATAAAATTAGACTCGAATAATTTAATTGAAAAAATATCCATAGACAGGATCGCTGATAAAGCAGATGTTGCTTTACTTTGCTTACCGAATGGAATTTCTTCTACTTTAACAAGAGGTTTATTAGAAAAAGGTGTAAAAGTAATTGATTTATCAGCCGATTATAGATACAAGTCTCTTGAACAATGGAAAAGAATTTACTCTAATGAAGCGGCAAAATATAAAAGAGATGATGATGATTTGTGTAAGGAAGCAGTTTATGGTCTCCCTGAAATTAATAATAAAGATATTTCTAAAGCAAGGTTAATAGCATGTCCTGGTTGTTATCCAACTTCTGCTCTAATTCCTCTAATCCCCTTTTTATCTCAAGGAATTATTGATAATGAGGGCATAATAATAGATTCTAAAAGTGGTACATCAGGTGGTGGAAGAGAATCTAGTCAAAAATTATTATTTTCGGAATGTGGAGATGGCCTTTCTGCATATGGATTAATTAATCATAGACATACTTCTGAAATAGAGCAAATCGCGAGTTTTATTTCAGGTAACGATATTGAACTATTATTCACTCCGCATTTATTACCAATGATAAGAGGTATGCATTCGACAATATATGGAAGATTAAGAGATCCAGGCTTAACTTCTTCTGATTGTAGAATTATATTAGAAAATTTCTATAGAAACTATTCTAATATTAGAGTTTTACCTGTTGATATTTACCCTTCCACCAAATGGGTCAAAAATACAAACGAAATTCACTTATCCGTTAAAGTTGATAATAGAAATGGAAGAATTATTTTATTATCAGTAATAGATAATTTACTTAAAGGACAAACAGGTCAAGCTATACAAAATCTTAATCTTATATCTGGTTTACCATTAAATAATGGATTAGAAATGATTAATCATTACCCTTGA